TTGAGTCGGATAACCGAAGCTATATGGAACATGAAATTGCATTTTTCCGTGAGCAGGCAGGACTTATGGCGGAAGGTCTAAAAGAAGGGGAACCATGCCCGGTATGCGGTTCAACCGTGCACCCCGATAAAGCGAAAACTTCTGCAGGAGCGCCCAGTGAGGCAAAGCTAAATACGCTTAAGCAAACCGCAGAACGTTCCCGCCAGAAAATGCAGCGAATCAGCGAACAGGTTAAAGCAAAGCTGGCAGAAATACAGTTTGCAGAGAAACATCTGGAGCAAAGAGCCAGTATGCATTTTTCTGATATATCCAAAGACGTCCTTCTCTTGCAGCTGCCAAAACTTACTGCGGCCGCACTTGCCGGGTGTCTGGAGCGCAGGGAAGCGAATAAGGCAGAAATAGAAGGGCTGGAGAAAAAAGTATCCTTTAAAATACGTTGCGGGGAGCAGATAGATGCACTGGAATCGGCTATTCTGGGGGTACAGGAGAGAACCGGATTCCTGGAACAAGAAAAGATCCTTCTTCTTTCAGAGCTGTCTTCGAAAACCGGGGAACTAAAAAGTCTTCAGGATTCACTCACCTATGAAGACCGGGAGAAGGCAATGGCAGCCATCCAAGCATGGACCCGCGAGCTGGAAGGGTTAAAGGAATCCCTTAGCCGGTCGGAATCTGAATTTTATACGGTTCAAAACGGACGGAACAGAAATCAGGCACTTCTGCTTGAGCACCAGGAAAGACAGGTGCAAAGCAGTGAGATGGAGCGTCAGGCAAGACAGGCATTTCTGGATAAGATTGTTTTTTGCGGATTTACAGATGAAGGAGCTTATCATCATGCAATGAAAACACAGGATGAAATCGATGAATTAAAATCTATGATTCATGAATATCAGGATGCTGTAAAGGCTAATGAACAAGATCTTGGGCGGCTTATGCATGAGACAGAAGGGAAGAAAAAACAGAATATCGAACAGCTTGAGGCGGAGCGCGACTGTCTAAGCCGGGAAAAAAAGAATATAGAAGAAATCATTTCGAAGATCACCTTGCGTTTGGGTACAAATGAACCGATTGAAAAGGCATTGGGCAGGATCCTTGCAGATTTTTCAAATAATCAGCAGGAATATCTTCTTGTAAGTAATCTGTCTAAGACAGCAAATGGCGAACTACCCGGAAAGCAAAAATTAGCTTTTGAACAGTATGTACAGGCAGCCTATTTTCAGCAGATTCTGGCGGAGGCAAACAAACGATTAAGAGGTATGACAAACAGCCGCTACGAATTGCGGCGCCGGGAGAATGCTGCGGATATGCGCTCTCAGACGGGACTGGAAATCGAAGTCCTGGATCAGTATACGGGACGGATACGTTCTGTAAAATCCCTCTCCGGCGGGGAATCATTTAAAGCGTCACTTTGCCTGGCTCTGGGACTTTCAGATGTAATCCAAAGCTATGCCGGAGGCGTGGAGATTGATACGCTGTTTATTGATGAAGGTTTTGGAGCATTGGATGCCGAATCTCTGGAACAGGCAATCCAAACGCTGGCAGGACTTGCTTCCGGTAACCGGCTGGTAGGCATCATCTCACATGTCAGCGAATTAAAGGAGCGGATCGACCGGCAGATTCAGATTACCAAAAGTAATCATGGAAGCAGCATTCACAGAACCGTTTAACCAAAATAAGGGGCCCGCAGTCTGAAACCCTGTGAGCCCCTTTTCTTTAAGCCAGATTACTGTCTTTTACACGTTCATAATTATCCGCTACAGCCTTCCAGTCGATAACATTATAAAATGCTTTCACATAGTCGGCACGGACATTTTTATATTTCAGATAATAAGCATGTTCCCAGACATCAATTCCCAGAATCGGAACATATCCCCAGTCCTCCATCAGAGGATTATCCTGGTTGGGACTGGAGGAGAGCCTGAGTCTCCCATCGGAGTTGGCAGACAGCCAGGCCCATCCGGAGCCAAACTGGCCGACAGCCAGGCTGCTCAGCTTTTCCTGGAAAGCTGAAAAACTTCCAAACTCATCATGGATCAGATTTGCAAAGGCACCTGCGGGTTCTCCGCCGCCATTCGGGCTGATGGTGGAGAAATAAAGATTGTGGTTAAAGAATCCACCGCCGTTGTTCCGGAGGGTCTGGCGTAATGAATTGTCCTTAATATCCCACAGTGAGGATAATAAGTTTTCAATATTTTTATCCATACCCGCCTTTGCCACTGCGTCGTTCAGATTTTTGGTGTAAGTGGCGTGGTGTTTGGAGTAGTGGGTTTCCATCGTCAGCGCATCGATATGCGGATCCAGTGCATCATAGGAATAGGGTAGTTTATATTGTGTATACATAAAGATACCTCCTTAATTTCAGGTATTTCCATTAATGGTTAGTTAAGACTAACGTCTATAAGAGAATTATACCCATATATACTAAATATGTCAAGTATCTTTTTTCCTAATCAGAATTGAGCTGCTGGCTGAACTGTTACATTTCAGATATATACTGGCATAATTCGCTATATTTTCCTGAGAATAATGGTTGAGATGCTATTTAGCTTTTGATATAAT
The window above is part of the Novisyntrophococcus fermenticellae genome. Proteins encoded here:
- a CDS encoding AAA family ATPase, producing MKPLCITMSAFGPYADKTEVDLEAFGGQGLFLITGDTGAGKTTIFDAVAFALFGEASGSTRTVDTLRSDFADVSVKTYVELKFLHRNKIYLIRRNPRYERPKKNGDGFTTESADAVLTLPDGAVITGFREVSARIVELLGITCRQFKQIVMIAQGEFLQLLLADSKERGDIFRRVFDTELYQTAGHLLKDREREARRKCDDAEKSILQYFSGIFCPDDAKGQQLFHKLEEATIHAAAEIHTDLQTVVSADRNCLEKRKQEAEHLDEKLAAGITALEQAHAVNRLFRDLETAGSRKTKLLERQTGQIEVQKELQQAEQALYLILPLEKDFLREQENGKKLIQRISGLEEEIHMQTEKLKIAEEAYLYELAKNPERERLASEVSHLTKSLPRYAHAEQLKKEVTRLSDSQKKIQEELDVLHQQKEDSLEKRKKLEGELEKLEGLELKLAACGQEAKQMDALQTALEGLKEDFDGVFSMKKESEELQKSFLQLQAAFESDNRSYMEHEIAFFREQAGLMAEGLKEGEPCPVCGSTVHPDKAKTSAGAPSEAKLNTLKQTAERSRQKMQRISEQVKAKLAEIQFAEKHLEQRASMHFSDISKDVLLLQLPKLTAAALAGCLERREANKAEIEGLEKKVSFKIRCGEQIDALESAILGVQERTGFLEQEKILLLSELSSKTGELKSLQDSLTYEDREKAMAAIQAWTRELEGLKESLSRSESEFYTVQNGRNRNQALLLEHQERQVQSSEMERQARQAFLDKIVFCGFTDEGAYHHAMKTQDEIDELKSMIHEYQDAVKANEQDLGRLMHETEGKKKQNIEQLEAERDCLSREKKNIEEIISKITLRLGTNEPIEKALGRILADFSNNQQEYLLVSNLSKTANGELPGKQKLAFEQYVQAAYFQQILAEANKRLRGMTNSRYELRRRENAADMRSQTGLEIEVLDQYTGRIRSVKSLSGGESFKASLCLALGLSDVIQSYAGGVEIDTLFIDEGFGALDAESLEQAIQTLAGLASGNRLVGIISHVSELKERIDRQIQITKSNHGSSIHRTV
- a CDS encoding superoxide dismutase; this encodes MYTQYKLPYSYDALDPHIDALTMETHYSKHHATYTKNLNDAVAKAGMDKNIENLLSSLWDIKDNSLRQTLRNNGGGFFNHNLYFSTISPNGGGEPAGAFANLIHDEFGSFSAFQEKLSSLAVGQFGSGWAWLSANSDGRLRLSSSPNQDNPLMEDWGYVPILGIDVWEHAYYLKYKNVRADYVKAFYNVIDWKAVADNYERVKDSNLA